One window of the Lactobacillus sp. PV034 genome contains the following:
- a CDS encoding glycosyltransferase family 8 protein — protein MTKSNTIPVFYTITDNYAPYVGVSIQSLIDHSDSNKDYTITVMVQDITDEHKKQLEDLATDNVHINIFHIDDKLLEPITNIKENYLRGQFFTLSIFYRLFIPELFPQYDKAVYLDADTIINTDIADLYNINLGDNMFASAPDLSIRFMPPLQRYISECQGILPTDKYINNGVILFDTKKFRDKKFIDRFIHLLTTYQVFTIDPDQSYMNEICEDQIYFLDKEWDSMPNENMAEFENPKIVHYNLFFKPWHYEDVQYGKYFWDVAKETPFYSELKEQLANYTDEDRKQDRADLDKMVEMFEEIKKADNNWANIKAKGAQVKL, from the coding sequence ATGACAAAATCAAATACTATTCCTGTTTTTTATACCATTACTGACAATTACGCTCCTTATGTTGGAGTTTCAATCCAATCTTTAATTGATCACAGCGATTCAAATAAAGACTACACTATTACCGTAATGGTCCAAGATATTACTGATGAGCATAAAAAACAATTGGAAGATTTGGCAACAGATAATGTTCATATCAATATTTTCCACATTGATGATAAATTGCTTGAGCCAATTACTAACATCAAAGAGAACTACCTTCGTGGTCAATTCTTTACCCTTTCGATTTTTTACCGTCTTTTTATCCCTGAATTATTCCCTCAATACGATAAGGCAGTTTATTTAGACGCTGATACAATTATCAATACTGATATTGCAGATTTATACAATATTAATCTTGGTGATAATATGTTTGCCAGTGCTCCTGACTTATCAATTCGCTTTATGCCACCTCTTCAAAGATATATTTCTGAATGTCAGGGAATTTTGCCAACTGATAAATATATCAACAATGGCGTTATCCTCTTTGATACTAAAAAGTTTAGAGACAAGAAGTTTATTGATAGATTTATCCACTTGTTGACAACTTATCAAGTCTTCACAATTGACCCAGACCAATCTTACATGAATGAAATTTGTGAAGACCAAATTTATTTCTTAGACAAAGAATGGGACTCTATGCCTAACGAAAACATGGCTGAATTTGAAAATCCTAAGATCGTTCACTATAACCTCTTCTTCAAACCATGGCATTATGAAGACGTTCAATATGGTAAGTACTTCTGGGATGTCGCAAAAGAAACTCCATTTTATTCTGAACTTAAAGAACAATTAGCTAATTACACCGATGAAGATCGTAAGCAAGATCGTGCCGATTTAGATAAAATGGTAGAAATGTTCGAAGAAATTAAAAAAGCCGATAATAATTGGGCAAATATTAAGGCAAAAGGCGCACAAGTTAAATTATGA
- a CDS encoding lysophospholipid acyltransferase family protein, translated as MIFGNNRPQVFKNIKKAVKAKQFNIPVELDDPVLTLKQSKETVEKYWQHTKTFFYRFTNNVMDTLYGALSNLSMSKSQIIGQENIKDIGPAIITTNHFKHTDSLPIRKLASLNHKKLYIVIEDINLLLPGLFGIIMNNGNMVPLSKSPSYLGREFPKHIKDVFKKKAWLLVYPEQEMWYEYRKPRPLKNGAYYYASKNKVPIISCFVEIQDLPKPEKNAPQFNKTKTILHILPPIYPDPHLSIRANARKMCEIDYKQKQAAYEKAYGKKLDYTFTNSDIAGYSGPID; from the coding sequence ATGATATTTGGTAATAATCGTCCTCAAGTATTTAAAAATATAAAAAAGGCTGTCAAAGCAAAACAATTTAATATTCCTGTTGAACTTGACGATCCTGTTTTAACGCTTAAGCAAAGCAAGGAAACGGTTGAAAAGTACTGGCAACATACTAAAACATTTTTTTATAGGTTCACCAATAATGTGATGGACACCCTTTATGGTGCATTATCTAATTTATCAATGTCTAAATCACAAATTATTGGGCAAGAAAATATTAAAGATATTGGTCCAGCTATTATTACTACTAATCACTTTAAACATACTGATAGCCTTCCAATTAGAAAATTAGCTTCTTTAAACCATAAGAAGCTCTATATTGTAATCGAAGACATTAATTTACTGCTTCCTGGTCTTTTTGGCATCATTATGAACAATGGCAATATGGTACCTTTAAGCAAAAGTCCTAGTTACTTGGGACGCGAATTTCCTAAGCATATCAAAGACGTATTTAAAAAGAAGGCTTGGCTTTTAGTTTATCCCGAACAAGAAATGTGGTACGAATACCGTAAACCACGCCCTTTAAAAAATGGTGCTTATTATTATGCCTCAAAAAATAAAGTGCCGATTATTTCTTGTTTTGTAGAAATCCAAGATCTGCCAAAACCTGAAAAAAATGCGCCTCAATTCAATAAAACAAAAACAATTTTGCATATTCTTCCTCCTATTTATCCGGATCCCCATTTGTCAATTAGGGCAAACGCAAGAAAGATGTGCGAAATTGATTATAAGCAAAAGCAGGCAGCTTATGAAAAAGCCTATGGTAAAAAGTTAGATTATACATTTACCAATAGTGATATTGCAGGCTATAGCGGCCCAATAGATTAA
- a CDS encoding PepSY domain-containing protein, whose product MTKKWTKLAAGVTMAGALLLTATACSNNEKTEPKTAEVTKKAKVATIKLSQADAISKFHKQYSGKDVKEINLKPEKNKYVYEIEGFDRTHEYEVKIDANTGKILSHKSEKSNLDQLNEQALDVDKLISRNQATKIAEKKVKGTATAWDLTHDNKKTVWEVEVTKGNKKHEVTINAETKKVISVEKDD is encoded by the coding sequence ATGACTAAAAAATGGACCAAACTTGCTGCAGGCGTAACAATGGCTGGTGCACTTTTATTAACAGCCACTGCATGTTCTAATAATGAAAAGACTGAGCCAAAAACTGCTGAGGTAACAAAAAAGGCTAAGGTAGCAACTATCAAATTAAGCCAGGCTGATGCAATTAGTAAATTTCATAAACAATATAGTGGTAAAGATGTCAAAGAAATTAATCTAAAACCTGAAAAGAATAAGTATGTCTATGAAATTGAGGGCTTTGATCGAACACATGAATATGAAGTAAAGATCGATGCTAATACTGGTAAAATTCTTTCTCATAAATCTGAAAAATCAAACTTAGATCAATTAAATGAACAAGCCCTAGATGTTGATAAATTAATCAGTCGAAATCAAGCAACTAAGATTGCTGAAAAGAAAGTAAAGGGAACAGCTACTGCTTGGGATCTTACTCATGACAATAAAAAGACCGTTTGGGAAGTAGAAGTTACCAAGGGTAATAAGAAGCATGAAGTAACAATTAATGCTGAAACTAAGAAAGTAATTTCTGTTGAAAAAGATGATTAA